The Geoglobus acetivorans genome window below encodes:
- a CDS encoding SufD family Fe-S cluster assembly protein, with protein MSERIPELESEQVKKRLESVGIELESDRRSATFVQIDQESVISRSFFEGVEIMSIRDALEKYDWLKDYFWKAVKKDQDDYTREVDSSDVNGYFIRAKKGVRVQFPVEACLYLRTQGHKQKVHNIIIAEEGSELNIISGCTSHPGVAAGLHIGISEFFVKKGARLTFTMIHSWESDIEVRPRSAAIVEENGTFISNYVLMNPVRLVQMYPTAFLNGRNSRAIFSSIVVGLEGSNVDIGSRAVLNGENSSAEIISRAISRGGRIVARGSLVGNAPEVKGHLECKGLMLSQNGSIVAIPELEANYPDVELSHEAAIGKIAEEEIFYLMARGFSRDEATSAIIRGFLDLEIKDIPEMLKAEIDKAISLVEKDLL; from the coding sequence ATGTCTGAGAGAATTCCAGAACTTGAATCAGAACAAGTAAAAAAGAGACTTGAGAGTGTTGGGATAGAGCTTGAAAGTGATAGAAGGAGTGCAACATTTGTTCAGATTGACCAGGAGAGTGTGATCTCCAGGAGCTTTTTTGAAGGCGTGGAGATAATGAGCATAAGAGACGCCCTGGAAAAATACGACTGGCTCAAAGACTATTTCTGGAAAGCTGTCAAAAAAGATCAGGACGACTATACAAGAGAGGTCGATTCCTCTGACGTTAATGGTTACTTTATCCGAGCCAAAAAAGGAGTCAGAGTTCAGTTTCCTGTAGAGGCATGCCTTTACCTTAGGACACAGGGACACAAACAGAAAGTTCACAACATAATCATAGCAGAGGAGGGGAGCGAGCTTAACATAATTTCCGGCTGCACTTCCCACCCGGGGGTTGCTGCCGGCCTGCACATCGGGATATCGGAGTTCTTCGTTAAAAAGGGCGCCAGACTTACCTTCACGATGATACATAGCTGGGAAAGCGATATAGAGGTGAGGCCAAGAAGTGCCGCAATTGTTGAAGAGAACGGCACATTCATAAGTAACTACGTCCTCATGAACCCCGTCAGACTCGTTCAGATGTATCCCACAGCATTCCTGAATGGCAGAAACTCAAGAGCGATTTTCAGCAGCATTGTAGTTGGGCTTGAAGGCTCCAATGTGGATATTGGAAGCAGAGCCGTGCTGAACGGTGAAAACAGCAGTGCTGAGATCATTTCGAGGGCCATCAGCAGAGGAGGGAGAATTGTTGCGAGGGGCAGTCTTGTCGGTAATGCTCCTGAGGTGAAGGGACACCTTGAATGCAAGGGACTCATGCTCTCCCAGAACGGAAGCATTGTTGCGATCCCGGAACTTGAAGCAAACTATCCCGACGTTGAGCTGAGTCACGAGGCAGCGATAGGAAAAATTGCCGAGGAGGAGATTTTTTACCTGATGGCAAGGGGATTTTCGAGAGATGAGGCCACATCCGCCATTATAAGAGGGTTTCTTGATCTCGAGATTAAGGACATTCCGGAGATGCTGAAAGCGGAAATCGACAAGGCTATAAGTCTCGTCGAAAAAGACCTTTTATGA
- a CDS encoding ABC transporter ATP-binding protein produces MDDDMLRVVNLGVKVGDKRVLENINLYIKKGETLALFGPNGSGKSTLMNTVIGNPNYRVFDGRIVFKGKDITDKDTDYRANLGMGIAFQTPPAINGVKLIDVLKKIAEKRGIPGDRIYEYAEYLNMSDFLDRDINRGFSGGEVKRSELLQLLVMDPDFIMLDEPDSGVDIENVALVGEVIRKLLQRDVPKEERRKSGIIITHTGNILDYVDADYGVILYKGKLACIGNPYEILDDVRKYGYEGCVKKCLREFQNLNQNK; encoded by the coding sequence ATGGACGATGATATGCTTAGAGTCGTCAATCTTGGCGTAAAGGTTGGAGATAAAAGAGTTCTGGAAAACATAAACCTGTACATAAAGAAGGGAGAAACGCTGGCGCTTTTTGGGCCAAACGGCAGCGGAAAATCCACATTAATGAACACAGTGATAGGAAATCCAAACTACCGCGTGTTCGATGGCAGGATCGTGTTCAAGGGCAAGGACATAACTGACAAAGACACAGACTACAGGGCAAATCTCGGGATGGGTATTGCTTTCCAAACCCCACCGGCTATAAATGGGGTCAAGCTGATCGATGTTCTGAAAAAGATTGCTGAGAAGAGGGGAATTCCTGGGGATAGAATTTACGAATATGCTGAATATCTGAACATGAGCGATTTTCTGGACAGAGACATAAACAGAGGCTTTTCGGGAGGTGAGGTGAAGAGGAGCGAACTGCTCCAGCTTCTTGTAATGGATCCGGACTTTATCATGCTTGATGAACCTGACAGCGGCGTGGATATAGAGAATGTTGCTCTCGTCGGAGAGGTCATAAGAAAGCTCCTGCAGAGAGATGTTCCAAAAGAAGAGCGGAGAAAATCGGGGATTATAATTACCCATACCGGCAACATTCTCGATTATGTCGATGCGGATTACGGTGTAATTCTGTATAAGGGCAAGCTCGCCTGCATCGGCAATCCGTATGAAATCCTCGATGATGTCAGAAAATACGGGTATGAGGGGTGTGTGAAAAAATGTCTGAGAGAATTCCAGAACTTGAATCAGAACAAGTAA
- a CDS encoding YfcE family phosphodiesterase: MKFIAFSDTHDSIAAIDDLISEIKNEKVDFFVHAGDVISPFALKRFSEIEKLYIAFGNNDGDRNKLTEIALGMGWVAGEVVFAEDIAVYHGTNPDLLKILEKKCNIVVTGHTHEARVVRDGSTLVINPGESCGYLTGKRSYAIYEDGEVNIMEF, encoded by the coding sequence ATGAAGTTCATCGCCTTTTCGGACACCCATGACAGCATTGCCGCCATAGATGATCTGATCTCGGAGATAAAAAATGAGAAGGTTGACTTTTTTGTGCATGCCGGAGATGTGATTTCCCCATTCGCATTGAAAAGGTTTTCAGAGATTGAAAAACTGTACATAGCCTTCGGAAACAACGACGGTGACAGGAACAAGCTGACCGAAATCGCACTGGGAATGGGATGGGTTGCAGGAGAAGTTGTTTTTGCAGAGGACATTGCAGTATATCACGGCACGAATCCGGACTTGCTGAAGATTCTGGAGAAGAAATGCAATATCGTGGTTACCGGCCACACCCATGAGGCGAGAGTAGTCAGAGATGGCAGCACGCTTGTGATAAACCCCGGGGAGTCCTGTGGATACCTGACAGGAAAAAGAAGCTATGCGATCTACGAAGACGGGGAGGTTAACATAATGGAATTCTAA